One window from the genome of Ignavibacteria bacterium encodes:
- a CDS encoding fibronectin type III domain-containing protein encodes MNNNFLFLSPRRVFILLTSYFLLCNWSCKEYANNNPADPDYTLKPVKNLRITSFSDAAVTLQWTDINHSPTYPNTKVSFDVEHSNDGVNFTEDTTVGNNAETVTLNGTYITNTTYKYRVRAKFDTRVSSYTKTEPYTLTFNPPTNLTISDFTETQVTLQWQDNSTIETGFLIEQGTDGTNYTLVDSVNANITSKTLSGVFLISQTYYFRVRAKSQYNFSSYITKNVTLTFPAPTNLTITDFTETQVTLQWQDNSTFETGFEIYKSTDSI; translated from the coding sequence ATGAATAACAACTTCCTTTTCCTCTCGCCACGGCGAGTTTTCATCCTTCTTACTTCTTACTTCCTCCTTTGTAACTGGAGTTGCAAGGAGTATGCAAACAACAACCCCGCTGACCCGGATTATACATTGAAACCGGTTAAGAACTTACGCATTACTTCTTTTTCTGATGCTGCGGTTACTTTACAATGGACGGATATAAACCACAGCCCAACATACCCGAACACGAAAGTAAGTTTTGACGTTGAGCATAGTAACGATGGAGTAAATTTTACCGAAGACACAACCGTTGGTAATAATGCAGAGACTGTAACACTGAATGGCACATACATAACAAACACAACTTACAAATATCGCGTACGTGCAAAATTTGATACCAGAGTGAGTTCATATACAAAAACAGAACCATACACGTTAACATTTAATCCTCCCACCAACCTTACCATAAGCGACTTTACCGAAACACAAGTAACACTGCAATGGCAAGACAACAGCACAATTGAAACGGGATTTCTGATTGAGCAAGGAACAGACGGAACAAATTACACACTTGTTGATTCTGTAAATGCAAACATTACATCAAAAACGTTGAGCGGAGTTTTTCTTATTTCGCAAACGTATTATTTCCGTGTGCGAGCAAAATCGCAGTATAATTTTAGTAGTTACATTACTAAAAATGTTACTCTTACGTTTCCCGCACCGACAAACCTTACCATAACCGATTTTACAGAAACACAAGTAACATTACAATGGCAAGACAACAGCACATTTGAAACAGGATTTGAAATTTACAAAAGCACGGACAGTATA
- a CDS encoding DUF433 domain-containing protein: MTNLPITTNPNILGGTPVFKNTRVPLKTLFDYLENDYTLEEFLDCFPSVTREVAISALDNAWKLEYDKAMQCAS, from the coding sequence ATGACTAACTTACCCATTACAACAAACCCAAATATTCTCGGCGGAACTCCCGTGTTTAAGAATACGCGCGTTCCACTCAAAACACTTTTTGATTATCTCGAAAACGATTATACGCTCGAAGAATTTCTCGATTGCTTTCCCTCCGTAACCCGCGAAGTTGCAATTTCTGCATTAGATAATGCTTGGAAGTTAGAATATGACAAGGCAATGCAATGCGCATCTTGA